Within the Bacillota bacterium genome, the region CGTGAAGTGGCTGGTGCTGCCTTCCCCCGGCCGTGGGGGGCCGCGCCAGGCCACATTTATATTTGACCGGCATACCTGGACCGAAATTCACCAATGGCTGGCGGTGGCGATCATCGTCTTAACGCTGGTACACATCTTCCTCCATTGGAACTGGATAGTCGCCATGACTCAGAGAGTCTTCCGCCCGAGGAAGAACCAGTAACCATGCTGCGCCGAAGTCGGTCGAGGTCTTACAGCTCCCAGGAGCAGTCAACCTGTGCCGTCCTCAGGAGCCAGGGTGCTGGACGCAGGGGAGGGGTGAAACGGGGGTCCGGTCGGAGTCGCAGGCGCCCGCAGGTGGCCGGATGCACTCAGAAGAACTCGTCCAGCAACTGATAGAACTCGATCCTGGCCCGGTCCGGACTCTCGAGGCCGTACGCATGGAAGAAGGGCATCACCCACCGGGGGCCCAAGTTGTGGCGAATGCTCCTGGCCGCCAGAGCCAGGTCTCTGTACCGGTCCGCGATGCCCGCCTCGCCGAGGTCGACAAAGCCGCTGATTCTCCCATCTCTGATGATCACGTTCGGCAGACAGTAATCGCCGTGGGTAAAAACCAGGTCCTCTTCGGGGGGCCGGGTCCGAAGGAGTTCCTTGTACAGCTCCCGGGCAGTTCTCCCCCGCCTGGCCGGGTCAAAGTTGGTCTCGTCAACTAGGCCGTCCAGCATGCGCCGGTGGGCCCGTGCTATCTGAGCCTCCAACCTCGCGTCAAACGGGCAACTCTCGGTCCTTACCGAGTGGATCAGCCTCAGCCCCTGAGCCAGCATAGCCACCAGCGAGAGCGGGTCTTGTCCAAACGACGGGTCGCAGGCAGGCACGCCCTCAACTTCCGAGATCAGCAGGTACTGCCAATCGCGGTCTTCCTCATAGCTCAGGACTCTGGGGACGGGCAGCTTTCCCTGCAGCCACACGAGCCGGTCCTTCTCCCCGCACAGATCGGGCCCGGTGCCGATTCTGGAGCATTTCAGGTAACAGGTCTCCTGTGTGTTGGGTGCGGTCAGGCGGAATACTCGGGACGCCGACGCCCCGAGAGTCACCTCACGCCAGGTTTGCGTCCGGAGCAGGTTTGTGAGCAGGCGAGGCCCGGGCCCACGACCCGTCCGCGGC harbors:
- a CDS encoding DUF4405 domain-containing protein, which translates into the protein MRKSAVNYWLDCLLLFAGAGLAVSGFVKWLVLPSPGRGGPRQATFIFDRHTWTEIHQWLAVAIIVLTLVHIFLHWNWIVAMTQRVFRPRKNQ
- a CDS encoding APH(3') family aminoglycoside O-phosphotransferase, with product MASQGRIHNHTGIGAPFPCQLPRTGRGPGPRLLTNLLRTQTWREVTLGASASRVFRLTAPNTQETCYLKCSRIGTGPDLCGEKDRLVWLQGKLPVPRVLSYEEDRDWQYLLISEVEGVPACDPSFGQDPLSLVAMLAQGLRLIHSVRTESCPFDARLEAQIARAHRRMLDGLVDETNFDPARRGRTARELYKELLRTRPPEEDLVFTHGDYCLPNVIIRDGRISGFVDLGEAGIADRYRDLALAARSIRHNLGPRWVMPFFHAYGLESPDRARIEFYQLLDEFF